The proteins below come from a single Mangifera indica cultivar Alphonso chromosome 16, CATAS_Mindica_2.1, whole genome shotgun sequence genomic window:
- the LOC123199133 gene encoding ABC transporter G family member 1-like produces MDSPTNVPRWTPSSSRSRPKDSIADLEVRSLSFSGENISHPSGRDRSFPYSAGPKLHSDKSETVTQRIQMEAVSGPNRKNDEWVDYTTTKASSGIFLTWTDLTVTVPSGKTGRRAILQKLNGYAEPGKILAIMGPSGCGKSTLLDALAGRLGSNTQQTGEILINGRKEALAFGTSAYVTQDNTLMTTLTVREAVYYSALLQLPDSMPKSEKKERAEMTIREMGLQDAIDTRIGGWSHKGLSGGQKRRVSICIEILTRPKLLFLDEPTSGLDSAASYHVMKRIVMLARHDGRTVIASIHQPSSEVFELFHNLCLLSTGRTVYFGPVTGAEQFFASNGFPCPSHRNPSDHYLRTINQDFEEDVEQGFSSISTEEVINILVKAYKSSENSQQVQQRVSEICNQKEGTLEKKGSQASFITHCLVLTRRSFVNMYRDLGYYWLRFIIYVALCLCVGTMFHDIGHSYGSIQARGSMLTFVSSFLTFMSIGGFPSFVEDMKIFGRERLNGHYGVAAFVISNSVSSAPYLLIISLIPGAISYFLVGLQKDFDRFAYFALLLFVCMMLVESLMMIVASIVPDFLMGIITGAGVIGVMMLDGGFFRLPDDLPKPVWKYPLFYIAYHRYANQGFYKNEFQGLTFPNNQAGGPPTISGKEVLDSFWQVDLGHSKWVDLLVLCAMVVVYRLIFLAIIKTVEKVKPIIKSLMAPKPSIQIWENPSVSVTPLQSATPAQYASRI; encoded by the exons ATGGATTCTCCCACCAACGTCCCTAGATGGACACCAAGTTCATCAAGATCCCGGCCAAAAGATTCTATAGCTGACCTTGAGGTGCGAAGCCTTTCTTTCTCAGGAGAAAACATTTCTCATCCTTCTGGCAGGGACAGGAGTTTCCCATATAGCGCTGGTCCAAAACTTCATTCAGATAAATCTGAAACAGTCACTCAGAGGATCCAGATGGAAGCAGTTAGCGGACCcaatagaaaaaatgatgagTGGGTTGATTATACAACAACAAAAGCAAGTAGTGGTATTTTCTTGACATGGACGGACCTTACGGTGACTGTTCCCAGTGGGAAAACTGGCCGCCGAGCTATTTTGCAGAAGCTTAATGGGTATGCTGAGCCTGGAAAAATCTTAGCTATCATGGGTCCTTCAGGCTGTGGCAAGTCTACCCTTCTGGATGCATTGGCAG GAAGACTGGGTTCCAACACACAGCAAACAGGGGAGATCCTAATCAATGGTCGCAAAGAGGCACTTGCTTTTGGAACTTCC GCCTATGTGACGCAAGATAATACTCTAATGACAACATTAACAGTAAGGGAAGCTGTGTACTATTCAGCACTGCTCCAACTGCCGGACTCCATGCCCAAATCGGAGAAGAAGGAAAGAGCTGAAATGACAATTAGAGAAATGGGGTTGCAAGATGCAATTGACACGAGAATCGGAGGGTGGAGCCATAAAGGGCTTAGTGGTGGCCAAAAGAGAAGAGTTAGCATTTGCATTGAAATCTTAACCCGCCCAAAGCTTCTGTTTCTTGATGAGCCAACCAGTGGACTAGATAGTGCAGCATCTTACCATGTTATGAAACGCATTGTTATGCTTGCTCGCCATGATGGCAGAACTGTTATTGCATCAATTCATCAACCTAGCAGTGAAGTTTTTGAGCTCTTCCACAATCTCTGCCTTCTTTCCACAGGAAGGACAGTTTATTTTGGCCCTGTTACAGGTGCAGAACAg TTCTTTGCTTCAAATGGGTTTCCTTGCCCAAGTCATAGAAACCCATCTGATCATTATTTAAGGACTATTAATCAGGACTTCGAAGAA GATGTTGAGCAAGGGTTTAGCAGCATCAGTACTGAGGAAGTCATCAATATTCTAGTCAAAGCATATAAATCATCAGAGAACAGCCAACAAGTTCAACAGCGTGTTTCAGAGATATGCAATCAG AAAGAAGGGACGCTGGAGAAGAAGGGAAGCCAAGCAAGCTTCATCACCCATTGCCTGGTTCTTACAAGAAGATCCTTCGTGAACATGTATCGCGATTTAGGCTATTACTGGCTTCGCTTTATCATCTATGTGGCTCTATGTTTATGTGTAGGAACAATGTTCCATGACATTGGACACAGTTATGGGTCAATTCAG GCTAGAGGTTCAATGCTTACCTTTGTTTCATCCTTTTTGACTTTCATGTCAATTGGTGGATTCCCTTCTTTTGTGGAGGACATGAAG ATATTCGGACGCGAAAGGCTAAATGGACACTATGGTGTTGCGGCATTTGTTATTAGCAACTCAGTTTCTTCGGCTCCTTACTTGCTTATAATCTCATTGATTCCTGGAGCAATATCCTATTTTCTAGTTGGACTGCAAAAGGATTTTGACCGCTTTGCCTACTTTGCTTTGCTACTTTTTGTATGCATGATGCTGGTTGAGAGCTTAATGATGATTGTTGCAAGCATAGTTCCGGATTTTCTCATGGGAATCATAACCGGTGCCGGAGTAATCGGCGTGATGATGTTGGATGGAGGATTCTTTAGATTGCCAGACGATCTTCCTAAGCCAGTTTGGAAGTACCCACTTTTCTATATTGCTTATCACAGGTATGCAAATCAAGGGTTCTACAAAAATGAGTTTCAAGGCTTAACGTTTCCAAATAACCAGGCAGGAGGGCCACCTACAATCTCTGGTAAAGAAGTCTTGGACAGTTTTTGGCAAGTTGATTTGGGCCACTCCAAATGGGTTGATCTTCTTGTTTTGTGCGCAATGGTTGTTGTGTACAGGCTCATCTTTTTAGCAATTATCAAAACAGTGGAGAAGGTTAAGCCTATTATCAAATCTCTTATGGCTCCAAAACCATCCATTCAGATTTGGGAGAATCCCTCCGTTTCTGTCACGCCTCTGCAATCCGCTACACCGGCACAATATGCTTCAAGGATATGA